Proteins from a genomic interval of Xanthomonas sp. AM6:
- a CDS encoding LysR family transcriptional regulator: MDLNALEDFQLVAAHGGFGKASRASGRSKATLSRRVADLEEALGVRLIERGTHRLELTEAGQLLLRRTEGPMREVAEAAAAARDGIAIPQGRLRIAAPILFSQVALGRIAAQFVAGYPEVQIDVVAADRVVDLVDEHFDAAIRINPRKDSNLVGRCFARDRMVLAAAPSVPMPTGARDTPFRVPAAVMPSYRDGDVWTVRNGQFSVEPQPVLRLSSLLMIRDAIAAGAGVAMLPQSIAGSLLEKGELVSWGIVGDEVELWVLHTSRRLQSPKVRAFVEFMCNQYPSGAFAIPMR; encoded by the coding sequence ATGGATCTCAACGCGCTGGAGGACTTCCAACTGGTGGCCGCCCATGGCGGCTTCGGCAAGGCCAGCCGCGCGAGCGGCCGCTCCAAGGCCACCCTGTCGCGTCGCGTCGCCGATCTGGAAGAGGCGCTGGGCGTGCGGCTCATCGAGCGCGGCACGCATCGCCTGGAATTGACCGAAGCCGGGCAACTGTTGCTGCGCAGGACCGAAGGGCCGATGCGCGAGGTGGCCGAAGCGGCGGCGGCGGCGCGCGATGGCATCGCAATCCCGCAAGGCCGGCTCCGGATCGCGGCGCCGATCCTGTTCTCGCAGGTGGCGCTGGGGCGGATCGCCGCCCAGTTCGTGGCCGGCTACCCCGAGGTGCAGATCGACGTCGTGGCGGCGGATCGCGTCGTCGACCTGGTCGACGAACATTTCGATGCCGCCATCCGCATCAACCCGCGCAAGGACAGCAACCTGGTCGGCCGCTGCTTCGCCAGGGACAGGATGGTGCTGGCCGCGGCGCCCTCCGTGCCGATGCCGACGGGCGCGCGCGACACGCCGTTCCGGGTGCCGGCGGCGGTGATGCCGAGCTATCGCGACGGCGACGTCTGGACCGTGCGCAACGGCCAGTTCAGCGTCGAGCCGCAGCCGGTCCTGCGCCTGTCCTCGCTGCTGATGATCCGCGATGCCATCGCCGCTGGCGCCGGCGTGGCGATGCTGCCGCAGTCCATCGCCGGCAGCCTTCTGGAGAAGGGCGAACTGGTGTCGTGGGGCATCGTCGGCGACGAAGTCGAGCTGTGGGTCCTGCACACCTCGCGGCGCCTGCAGAGTCCGAAGGTGCGGGCTTTCGTGGAGTTCATGTGCAACCAGTACCCGAGCGGCGCGTTCGCCATTCCGATGCGGTGA
- a CDS encoding thioredoxin family protein — protein MRMLRPIVTLLAACVAASACTPGAAADPVRPSPSAPAPLAPEFKGIGHWLNGPPQTLQQLRGKVVLVEFWTYSCINCSNVMPHVKQWHARYADQGLVVIGVHTPEFDEEKALPNLEAAVKRFGITWPVAQDNDFQTWHAYGNQFWPAFYLIDQQGRIVYRHVGEGDYAATEAQIRRLLTVPVARR, from the coding sequence ATGCGCATGCTCCGTCCCATCGTCACCCTGCTGGCCGCCTGCGTCGCGGCCAGCGCCTGCACGCCGGGCGCGGCGGCCGATCCGGTGCGGCCCAGCCCGAGCGCGCCGGCGCCGCTGGCGCCCGAGTTCAAGGGCATCGGCCATTGGCTCAACGGCCCGCCGCAGACGCTGCAGCAGCTGCGCGGCAAGGTCGTGCTGGTCGAGTTCTGGACCTACTCGTGCATCAACTGCAGCAACGTCATGCCGCATGTGAAGCAGTGGCACGCCCGCTATGCCGACCAGGGCCTGGTGGTGATCGGCGTGCACACGCCCGAGTTCGACGAGGAAAAAGCGTTGCCCAACCTGGAGGCCGCGGTGAAGCGCTTCGGCATCACCTGGCCGGTCGCGCAGGACAACGACTTCCAGACCTGGCACGCGTACGGCAACCAGTTCTGGCCGGCGTTCTATCTGATCGACCAGCAGGGCCGCATCGTCTACCGGCACGTCGGCGAAGGCGACTACGCCGCCACCGAGGCGCAGATCCGCAGGCTGCTGACGGTGCCGGTCGCGCGCAGATAG
- a CDS encoding oxidoreductase: protein MPSTWLITGSSRGLGRALSEAVLRAGHRLVATARDPAQLQDLAGRYGDAVRTVPLDVTDPAAAQRAVQTAVDAFGGLDVLVNNAGYGDVDSVEDTPLDAFRRQIETNLFGTIIVTKAAIPVMRTQRSGRILQLSSVGGRLGAPGRAPYSAAKWGVEGFSECLALEMALIGVHVTILEPGGFRTDFAGASTSLREGRADYDAVVGAAARRQRQYDGRQPGDPARAAQAILALAAMEAPPLRLALGSDAVAGIRAADQARLAELERWRALSESTDFAADAAVEQT, encoded by the coding sequence ATGCCATCCACCTGGTTGATCACCGGCAGCTCGCGCGGTCTGGGCCGCGCCCTCTCCGAAGCCGTGCTGCGCGCCGGCCATCGCTTGGTCGCCACGGCCCGCGATCCCGCCCAGCTGCAGGACCTCGCCGGGCGCTACGGCGATGCGGTGCGCACGGTGCCGCTCGACGTGACCGACCCCGCCGCGGCACAGCGCGCGGTCCAGACCGCCGTCGATGCCTTCGGCGGGCTCGACGTGCTGGTCAACAACGCCGGGTACGGCGACGTCGATTCGGTGGAAGACACCCCGCTCGACGCGTTCCGCCGCCAGATCGAGACCAACCTGTTCGGCACCATCATCGTGACCAAGGCCGCCATCCCGGTCATGCGCACCCAGCGCAGCGGGCGGATCCTGCAACTGTCGTCGGTGGGCGGCCGCCTCGGCGCGCCGGGGCGGGCGCCGTATTCGGCCGCGAAATGGGGCGTGGAAGGGTTCTCCGAATGCCTGGCCCTGGAGATGGCCCTGATCGGCGTCCACGTCACCATCCTCGAACCGGGCGGGTTCCGCACCGACTTCGCCGGCGCATCGACCTCGCTGCGCGAAGGCCGCGCCGACTACGATGCCGTGGTCGGTGCCGCGGCGCGCCGGCAGCGCCAGTACGACGGCCGGCAGCCGGGCGATCCGGCGCGGGCGGCGCAGGCGATTCTCGCGCTGGCGGCAATGGAGGCGCCGCCGCTGCGGCTCGCCCTGGGCAGCGACGCGGTCGCCGGCATCCGCGCCGCCGACCAGGCGCGCCTGGCCGAGCTCGAACGCTGGCGCGCGCTCAGCGAATCCACCGACTTCGCCGCGGACGCGGCGGTGGAACAGACGTAG
- a CDS encoding HAMP domain-containing histidine kinase gives MRLHSLSARLLAAAVAGLIAATAVGAAVLGLQMWPDDPARILRAELAEEVQHITDGMRVDDSGRVMVRLSDDNAAIYDAMPRDAAYEVQDARGRAVAHSPDGPALRALRAMSPDAKVLHVDVRGRSLALEATQVGVAHAGVPFTVRVARSHRLVTTLQHHAGELYLRALLLTTAVALLIFVGVVYLTVTRMLRPIRAVSDAAAAIGPRNLAARLHGDSLPAELRPLIAAFNTMLDRLQAGFQVQQQFLAAAAHELKTPLALLQGEIELGGAANRELLLRDTALMARQVHQLLQLAEVSEGHNFRFSSIAPEAVLEDAVRYLQRLGQQHAVSVVFRQATATASAVEADSAALFVLAKNLLENAILHSPRDGMVVLALHANGFSVQDQGNGVAPGDRPHLFARFWRARTDEREGAGLGLSICAEICGAHGWRVALADSGGRGGARFVVVFDATAELRP, from the coding sequence ATGCGCCTGCATAGCCTGTCTGCGCGCTTGCTGGCCGCAGCCGTGGCGGGCCTGATTGCCGCGACCGCGGTGGGTGCCGCGGTGCTGGGCCTGCAGATGTGGCCGGATGACCCCGCGCGGATCCTCCGGGCCGAGCTGGCCGAAGAGGTGCAGCACATCACCGACGGCATGCGCGTGGACGACTCTGGCCGAGTGATGGTGCGGCTGAGCGATGACAATGCGGCGATCTACGATGCGATGCCGCGCGATGCAGCCTACGAAGTGCAGGACGCGCGTGGTCGTGCGGTAGCCCACAGTCCCGATGGGCCGGCGCTGCGCGCACTGCGTGCGATGTCGCCCGACGCGAAGGTGCTGCATGTCGACGTCCGTGGACGCAGTCTTGCGTTGGAAGCCACCCAGGTGGGCGTTGCCCACGCGGGTGTTCCATTCACCGTGCGCGTGGCACGCAGCCACCGCCTGGTGACCACCTTGCAGCACCATGCCGGCGAGCTGTATCTGCGGGCGCTCCTGCTCACCACCGCGGTGGCATTGCTGATCTTCGTGGGGGTGGTCTATCTGACGGTCACGCGCATGCTCAGACCGATACGCGCCGTCTCCGACGCCGCCGCCGCGATCGGCCCACGCAACCTCGCTGCACGATTGCATGGCGACAGCCTGCCTGCCGAATTGCGTCCGCTGATCGCGGCCTTCAATACGATGCTGGACAGGCTGCAGGCCGGATTTCAGGTGCAACAACAGTTTCTCGCCGCGGCCGCCCATGAACTCAAGACGCCATTGGCGCTGCTGCAAGGCGAGATCGAACTGGGCGGTGCCGCCAATCGCGAGCTGCTGCTGCGCGACACCGCGTTGATGGCGAGGCAGGTCCACCAGTTGCTGCAGTTGGCGGAGGTCAGCGAAGGGCACAACTTCCGCTTCTCCAGCATTGCGCCGGAAGCCGTGCTCGAGGATGCGGTGCGCTACCTGCAGCGCCTGGGCCAGCAGCATGCGGTCAGCGTGGTCTTCCGGCAGGCCACGGCGACGGCGTCGGCCGTGGAAGCCGACAGCGCGGCGCTGTTCGTGCTGGCCAAGAACCTGTTGGAAAACGCGATCCTGCATAGTCCGCGCGATGGCATGGTGGTCTTGGCGCTGCATGCGAACGGGTTCAGTGTGCAGGACCAGGGGAACGGAGTGGCGCCAGGCGACCGGCCGCACCTGTTCGCGCGGTTCTGGCGTGCGCGCACCGATGAGCGCGAAGGCGCTGGCCTGGGCCTGTCGATCTGCGCGGAGATCTGCGGCGCGCACGGCTGGCGTGTCGCGCTGGCCGATAGCGGTGGCCGTGGCGGCGCACGCTTTGTGGTCGTGTTCGACGCCACCGCGGAGCTGCGCCCGTGA
- a CDS encoding response regulator transcription factor produces MAVTVASDTTHNRVALVEDHLRLAGLVTRGLQSAGIAVDHYRSLEATCHALRDRRYAVVIVDRGLPDGDGLELVRRLRAGGDQTPCLMLTARDALRDRVDGLDAGADDYLAKPFALDELAARVRALMRRTPQLQRSQPVFGDLAVEPHHSVMRCGGQTAALSSSELQIIIALVRAGGRTVRRDTLELAAWGVSEAVTPNALDVAIHRLRKKLTALRSCVSVSNMRSQGFSLSMPDAPA; encoded by the coding sequence ATGGCGGTGACAGTCGCGTCCGACACCACCCACAACCGGGTCGCCCTGGTGGAGGACCATTTGCGCTTGGCCGGCTTGGTGACCCGAGGGTTGCAGTCGGCAGGTATCGCCGTCGATCACTATCGCAGCCTCGAGGCCACGTGCCACGCCCTGCGGGACAGGCGCTACGCGGTGGTCATCGTCGACCGCGGCTTGCCCGACGGCGACGGCCTTGAGCTGGTGCGGCGGCTGCGCGCCGGCGGGGACCAGACGCCCTGTCTGATGCTGACTGCGCGCGACGCGTTGCGTGACCGCGTAGACGGCCTGGACGCGGGCGCGGACGACTACCTGGCCAAACCCTTCGCATTGGACGAGCTTGCCGCGCGGGTGCGGGCGCTGATGCGCCGCACGCCGCAGCTGCAGCGCTCGCAGCCGGTGTTCGGCGATCTGGCCGTGGAGCCGCACCACAGCGTAATGCGCTGCGGTGGGCAGACGGCGGCGCTGTCATCCTCGGAGTTGCAGATCATCATTGCCCTGGTGCGCGCTGGCGGCCGCACAGTACGACGCGACACACTGGAACTCGCCGCGTGGGGCGTATCGGAGGCGGTCACGCCCAACGCGCTGGACGTGGCCATTCACCGCCTGCGCAAGAAACTGACGGCGCTGCGGTCGTGCGTGAGCGTGTCGAACATGCGCAGCCAGGGTTTCTCGTTGAGTATGCCGGATGCGCCTGCATAG
- a CDS encoding efflux RND transporter periplasmic adaptor subunit, whose product MKRDEIAALVARLCFDTHPPALARCLGGRARVPVLALVALLAGVAGWAAGTLGRGRAAEAASIADAAPLGMLSITTAKARQVQWQEQILASGAIVPWQEASLASPLSGLRVASVEADVGDLVSKGQVLARLDDAVLRADVQRLRAALAQALALHAQARRDSERAVALRASKFLSEQAILQATTREDTAAADVRVAQAALAAKQIDLANTVLRAPDAGVISARTATPGGVPQEGEALFTLIRQQRLEWRGEVTAAQLSTIARGQTVRLALPDGTYAEALVRQSSPALGTDSRLGLVYADIRSGSTARAGMYVEGRIGGETTPAVTLPAASVVVRDGRSCVFVLQALGARNKVVLRQVAVRRRQGALVEIVAGVSAGDVVAYEGAAFLADGDQVRIVPTPAAGARTAALKAGSQ is encoded by the coding sequence ATGAAACGGGACGAGATCGCTGCTCTTGTGGCACGCCTGTGCTTCGACACGCATCCGCCTGCACTGGCAAGGTGCCTGGGTGGACGGGCGAGGGTGCCTGTGCTGGCGCTGGTCGCGCTGCTGGCGGGCGTGGCGGGGTGGGCGGCCGGCACGCTCGGCCGCGGCAGGGCGGCCGAGGCGGCGAGCATTGCGGACGCCGCGCCGCTGGGAATGCTCAGCATCACGACCGCAAAGGCGCGCCAAGTGCAGTGGCAGGAGCAGATCCTGGCCTCGGGTGCGATCGTGCCGTGGCAGGAGGCGTCGTTGGCGTCGCCGTTGAGCGGCTTGCGGGTGGCCAGCGTCGAGGCCGATGTAGGCGATCTGGTCAGCAAGGGACAGGTGCTGGCCAGGCTTGACGATGCGGTGCTGCGGGCCGACGTCCAGCGCCTGCGCGCCGCGCTTGCACAGGCGCTGGCGCTGCACGCTCAGGCCCGGCGCGACAGCGAGCGTGCCGTGGCGCTGCGCGCGAGCAAGTTTCTCAGCGAGCAGGCCATCCTGCAGGCGACCACACGCGAGGACACGGCCGCCGCCGACGTACGCGTGGCACAGGCGGCATTGGCCGCCAAACAGATCGATCTTGCCAACACGGTGCTGCGCGCGCCTGATGCGGGAGTGATCAGCGCCCGCACCGCCACGCCTGGCGGTGTGCCGCAGGAAGGCGAGGCGTTGTTCACCCTGATTCGCCAGCAGCGGCTGGAATGGCGGGGCGAGGTGACGGCCGCGCAGCTGTCGACGATCGCCAGAGGCCAGACGGTCCGCCTGGCCCTCCCCGATGGCACCTACGCTGAGGCGCTGGTGCGGCAGAGCTCGCCGGCGCTCGGCACCGATTCGCGCCTGGGACTGGTATACGCGGATATCCGCAGCGGCTCCACTGCGAGGGCCGGGATGTATGTGGAAGGACGCATCGGTGGGGAGACGACCCCGGCCGTGACGCTGCCGGCTGCCTCGGTCGTGGTGCGCGACGGACGCAGCTGCGTGTTCGTGCTTCAGGCCTTGGGTGCACGCAACAAGGTGGTGTTGCGCCAGGTGGCGGTACGACGGCGCCAGGGTGCGTTGGTGGAGATCGTAGCCGGCGTGTCGGCCGGTGATGTCGTGGCATACGAAGGCGCCGCCTTCCTGGCCGACGGCGACCAGGTGCGGATCGTGCCGACGCCGGCAGCTGGCGCCCGTACCGCCGCGCTGAAGGCCGGGTCGCAGTGA
- a CDS encoding efflux RND transporter permease subunit, whose translation MFLLLALAGWTGFNNLPVQDLPEIDLPTINIALVQPGGSPLQLESEVARPVEDALAGLVGLRHVRTTVFNGLVRVSAQFEIGKPLQEALTETKEAVDRMRSTLPSTVLPPSVSAELLGSSPILGYAVQAKDMDEQQLSWFVDDVLAKALRVLPGVGRVARVGGVEREVRVELDPTRMAALGVSVAEVSPAIGRVQQQAAGGTARLGESMQPLRTVATLQQARELEQLPIPTADGRWLRLEQVARIVDGPRDRTSAALLDGRAVVGIDIYRARGRDETQVAEAVEQALSELAQRYPDVLVTRVAGSVDYTQEQFDGSMQLLVEGALLAVLVVWWFLRDWRATAVAAMALPFSILPTFALMPWLGFSLNTLTLLALAVVAGILVDDAIVEIENIERHRRLGKPLRVATADAVSEIAVAVIATTLTLVAVFLPTALMPGISGLLFAQFGWTTVVAVLASLLVARLLTPLLAVHWLAETPAAHRQESAWVTWYRARVAWCLQHRAPTLLLAAAVLVASLALLPLIPTGFIPPAEQGYVQIGVESPPGTSLERSTAMAERVRQAVADVPGVAQVFASIGGTEGDAGMSVSEIRRAVLTLTLAKRGLRPPQHEIEQQIRDRLATLPGVRVTVGGNAPGGEVALILASNDPHLLAATARSLEREMRGVRGLANVTSSASLEQPELVVRPMLGLAVERGVETQALADTVRIALGGDYDTDLPRLTLDSRQILIRTQLPQAARSDLETLAQLRVPGRHGPVPLGSVANVAMESGPYQLERFDRQRYVTLSASLTGLALGQANAAIAALPTSQAMPKAVTRIETGDAELAAEMAGGLVGAIAAGIVCMYCVLVLLFKDAFQPITILSAVPLSLGGAFVALLLSSMELNVPSMIGLIMLMGIVTKNSILLVDHAEQALRNGGASSASQAIAEAAAQRARPIVMTSLAMIAGMLPIALGLGADASFRQPMAITVIGGLLTSTVLSLLVVPALYVSIRHGAAAARRTVVAGARR comes from the coding sequence TTGTTCCTGCTGCTGGCGCTGGCTGGCTGGACCGGTTTCAACAACCTGCCTGTGCAGGATCTTCCCGAGATCGACCTACCCACCATCAACATCGCGCTGGTGCAGCCTGGCGGCTCGCCGCTGCAACTGGAAAGCGAGGTTGCGCGGCCGGTGGAGGACGCGCTCGCCGGACTGGTCGGGCTGCGCCATGTGCGCACCACCGTATTCAATGGCTTGGTGCGGGTGAGCGCCCAGTTCGAGATCGGCAAGCCGTTGCAGGAGGCGTTGACCGAGACCAAGGAAGCGGTCGACCGCATGCGCTCGACGTTGCCGTCCACGGTGCTGCCCCCGTCGGTCAGTGCGGAATTGCTTGGCAGCAGTCCGATCCTGGGTTACGCCGTGCAGGCGAAGGATATGGACGAGCAGCAGTTGTCCTGGTTCGTCGACGACGTTCTCGCCAAGGCGTTGCGGGTACTTCCTGGCGTCGGCCGGGTGGCGCGGGTGGGAGGGGTCGAACGCGAAGTGCGCGTCGAGCTCGACCCGACGCGGATGGCTGCGCTCGGCGTCAGCGTCGCCGAAGTCTCCCCGGCCATCGGCCGTGTGCAGCAGCAAGCCGCTGGCGGCACGGCACGCCTTGGCGAAAGCATGCAGCCGCTGCGCACGGTGGCGACATTGCAGCAGGCGCGCGAATTGGAACAGTTGCCGATCCCGACGGCGGATGGACGCTGGCTGCGGTTGGAACAGGTGGCGCGTATCGTGGACGGTCCACGCGATCGCACCAGTGCTGCGCTGCTCGACGGCAGGGCGGTGGTTGGCATAGACATCTATCGTGCGCGTGGACGCGACGAAACCCAAGTGGCGGAGGCGGTGGAGCAGGCTCTGTCCGAACTGGCGCAGCGCTACCCGGACGTGCTGGTGACGCGGGTGGCAGGCAGCGTCGACTACACGCAGGAACAGTTCGACGGCTCGATGCAGCTGTTGGTGGAAGGCGCACTGCTGGCCGTGCTGGTGGTGTGGTGGTTCTTGCGCGACTGGCGTGCCACCGCGGTGGCCGCGATGGCGCTGCCATTTTCAATCCTGCCCACTTTTGCGCTGATGCCATGGCTGGGCTTTTCTCTCAACACCTTGACCCTGCTTGCGCTTGCGGTGGTCGCCGGCATCCTGGTCGACGATGCGATCGTCGAAATCGAAAATATCGAACGCCACCGGCGATTGGGGAAGCCCTTGCGCGTGGCCACTGCCGACGCGGTGTCGGAAATCGCGGTGGCGGTGATCGCCACCACGCTCACGCTGGTGGCCGTGTTCCTGCCGACCGCGCTCATGCCGGGCATCTCCGGCCTGTTGTTCGCACAGTTCGGCTGGACCACCGTGGTTGCCGTGCTCGCCTCGCTGCTGGTAGCGCGCTTGCTGACACCGTTGTTGGCGGTGCACTGGCTGGCCGAGACGCCCGCCGCGCATCGCCAGGAAAGTGCCTGGGTCACCTGGTACCGGGCGCGGGTGGCGTGGTGCCTGCAGCATCGCGCCCCGACGCTACTGCTGGCCGCGGCGGTGCTGGTTGCATCGCTGGCCTTGCTGCCGCTGATACCAACCGGCTTCATCCCGCCCGCCGAGCAGGGCTATGTGCAGATCGGCGTGGAGTCGCCGCCGGGAACGTCGCTGGAGCGCTCCACCGCAATGGCCGAGCGGGTGCGCCAGGCCGTGGCGGACGTGCCCGGCGTCGCGCAGGTGTTCGCCAGCATCGGCGGCACCGAAGGCGATGCCGGCATGTCGGTGTCCGAGATACGCAGGGCGGTGCTGACCCTCACCTTGGCCAAGCGTGGCCTGCGCCCACCGCAGCATGAAATCGAGCAGCAGATCCGCGACCGGTTGGCCACGCTGCCCGGCGTGCGCGTGACGGTTGGCGGAAATGCCCCCGGGGGCGAGGTCGCCCTCATCCTGGCGAGCAACGATCCCCACCTGCTGGCGGCCACGGCACGTTCGCTGGAGCGCGAAATGCGTGGCGTGCGCGGGCTGGCCAACGTGACCTCCTCCGCCAGCCTTGAGCAGCCGGAGCTGGTGGTGCGCCCGATGCTGGGCCTTGCGGTGGAGCGGGGCGTGGAAACCCAGGCCCTGGCCGACACCGTGCGCATCGCGCTGGGAGGCGATTACGACACCGACCTGCCCAGGTTGACGCTCGACAGCCGCCAGATCCTGATCCGCACCCAACTGCCGCAGGCCGCGCGCAGCGACCTCGAAACGCTCGCCCAATTACGCGTGCCGGGGCGGCACGGCCCGGTGCCATTGGGCAGTGTGGCAAACGTGGCCATGGAGAGCGGGCCGTACCAGTTGGAGCGGTTCGACCGCCAGCGCTATGTCACGCTCAGCGCAAGCCTGACCGGGCTTGCGCTCGGACAGGCCAACGCCGCCATCGCCGCGCTGCCCACCAGCCAGGCCATGCCCAAAGCGGTCACACGGATCGAGACCGGCGATGCCGAACTGGCTGCGGAAATGGCAGGCGGGCTGGTCGGCGCCATCGCCGCCGGTATCGTCTGCATGTACTGCGTGTTGGTGTTGTTGTTCAAGGACGCGTTCCAGCCGATCACCATTCTGTCGGCGGTGCCGCTGTCACTGGGTGGCGCATTCGTTGCCTTGCTGCTGAGCTCAATGGAACTCAACGTGCCGAGCATGATCGGCCTGATCATGTTGATGGGAATCGTGACCAAGAATTCCATCTTGCTGGTGGACCATGCCGAGCAGGCATTGCGCAACGGCGGGGCGTCTTCCGCGTCGCAGGCCATCGCCGAGGCCGCCGCGCAGCGTGCCCGCCCGATCGTGATGACGTCGCTGGCGATGATCGCAGGCATGTTGCCCATCGCGCTCGGACTCGGTGCCGACGCCAGTTTCCGGCAGCCAATGGCGATCACCGTGATCGGCGGCTTGCTGACCTCGACCGTCCTCAGCCTGTTGGTGGTGCCGGCGCTGTACGTCAGCATTCGACACGGGGCGGCTGCCGCACGCCGCACGGTGGTCGCCGGCGCTCGGCGCTAG
- a CDS encoding NADP-dependent oxidoreductase — MNNVRALLLTEYGGADAARIASIDAPTAAAGQVLVRVQAAGVNGLDWKVREGYVRDAFPLQLPTVLGIELAGIVEAVGAGVTRLRKGDRVMGSLGGLGAYAELVAVAEANLSLVPDALGFVEAAALPVAAVAAWQSLHFAGPLRAGQRILIHGAAGGLGGFAVQYAHQAGAVVYATALASQADYVRSLGADHVVAYDQEQFERSLTDIDLVLDYVGGEVLSRSWSVLAEDGAIVSTVSPAILASTPAGRRGLWFVNTPDAARLHAIAEDVAQGRLQSRVGAVVRFDDLPAAIERNRTQPQLGKTVVDFSA, encoded by the coding sequence ATGAACAACGTACGTGCATTGCTTCTCACCGAATACGGCGGTGCCGACGCCGCCAGGATCGCGTCGATCGACGCGCCGACCGCCGCCGCCGGCCAGGTGCTGGTGCGGGTCCAGGCCGCCGGCGTCAACGGGCTGGACTGGAAGGTCCGCGAAGGCTACGTGCGCGACGCATTCCCGCTGCAGCTGCCGACCGTGCTGGGCATCGAGCTGGCCGGCATCGTCGAAGCGGTCGGCGCGGGCGTCACCCGGCTGCGCAAGGGCGACCGGGTGATGGGGTCGCTCGGCGGGCTGGGCGCCTACGCCGAACTGGTCGCCGTCGCCGAGGCCAATCTCAGCCTGGTGCCCGACGCCCTAGGTTTCGTGGAAGCTGCGGCGCTGCCGGTCGCCGCGGTGGCGGCATGGCAGAGCCTGCACTTCGCCGGCCCGCTGCGTGCCGGGCAGCGCATCCTGATCCACGGCGCGGCCGGCGGCCTGGGCGGGTTCGCGGTGCAGTACGCGCACCAGGCCGGCGCGGTGGTGTACGCCACCGCCCTGGCCAGCCAGGCCGACTACGTGCGCAGCCTGGGCGCCGACCACGTCGTCGCCTACGACCAGGAGCAGTTCGAGCGTTCGCTGACCGACATCGACCTGGTGCTCGACTACGTCGGCGGCGAGGTGCTGAGCCGCTCGTGGTCCGTGCTCGCCGAGGACGGCGCCATCGTCAGCACCGTGTCGCCGGCGATCCTGGCCAGCACCCCGGCGGGACGCCGCGGCCTGTGGTTCGTGAACACGCCCGATGCCGCGCGCCTGCACGCGATCGCCGAGGACGTGGCGCAGGGACGCCTGCAGTCCAGGGTCGGCGCCGTCGTGCGTTTCGACGACCTGCCTGCGGCGATCGAACGCAACCGGACCCAGCCGCAACTCGGCAAGACGGTCGTGGATTTCTCGGCCTGA
- a CDS encoding MipA/OmpV family protein: MHKSLALLMLASPAIGMAQNSTTADLLQEVDDDRWSIGVGANARQSTYAGEGTRIRPFPLVTFEGERFFWNGLSAGVHVLETDQIGIDLMIAGRFDGFDIADLGQRELVANGLNPALLEDRDDALDAGIAIRWFGRAGQLKLRALADVTDTSGGQEVTLDYGYALQWGKTTVVPGASVTWMSKDIVQYYYGITDKEVARGVAAYAPGAAVVPQVNIGFQRSLGEKWKVIGAVNYQFLPSEITDSPLSEPDTDGSAGVRIGITRSF, from the coding sequence ATGCACAAGTCCCTCGCCCTCCTCATGCTGGCGTCGCCGGCGATCGGCATGGCCCAGAACAGCACGACCGCAGACCTGTTGCAGGAGGTCGACGACGACCGTTGGAGCATCGGCGTCGGCGCCAATGCGCGGCAGAGCACGTATGCAGGCGAGGGGACCCGCATCAGGCCGTTTCCGCTGGTGACGTTCGAAGGCGAGCGGTTCTTCTGGAACGGATTGTCGGCGGGGGTGCATGTCCTGGAGACCGACCAGATCGGCATCGACCTGATGATCGCCGGGCGGTTCGATGGATTCGACATCGCGGACCTTGGCCAGCGCGAGCTCGTCGCCAATGGACTGAACCCGGCATTGCTGGAAGACCGGGACGATGCACTCGACGCAGGCATTGCGATCCGTTGGTTCGGACGCGCCGGGCAATTGAAGCTGCGCGCCCTGGCGGATGTGACCGACACCAGCGGGGGCCAGGAAGTGACGCTGGATTATGGGTATGCGTTACAGTGGGGAAAGACGACGGTGGTGCCCGGCGCGTCGGTGACGTGGATGTCCAAGGACATCGTGCAGTACTACTACGGAATCACCGACAAGGAAGTGGCGCGTGGCGTGGCGGCGTATGCGCCGGGTGCTGCGGTGGTGCCACAGGTCAACATCGGGTTCCAGCGCTCGTTGGGTGAGAAATGGAAAGTGATCGGCGCCGTGAATTACCAGTTCCTGCCAAGCGAAATCACCGACAGCCCGTTGTCCGAGCCGGATACCGATGGCAGCGCGGGAGTGCGGATCGGCATCACCCGCAGCTTCTGA
- a CDS encoding organic hydroperoxide resistance protein: protein MKAIDKVLYTGKTHTLGGRDGRARSDDGQLDIALSPPGSGKPGSNPEQLFAAGWSACFHGAMGRAARTLQLVLPAQTAIDAEVDLGMAGEEFQLQARLHVSVPGLDASQARALVEAAHRICPYSKATRGNIDVRISVA from the coding sequence ATGAAAGCAATCGACAAGGTGCTGTACACCGGCAAGACCCACACCCTCGGCGGCCGCGACGGCCGCGCCCGCAGCGACGACGGCCAGCTCGACATCGCGTTGTCGCCCCCTGGCAGCGGCAAGCCGGGCAGCAACCCCGAACAACTGTTCGCCGCGGGGTGGTCGGCCTGCTTCCACGGCGCGATGGGCAGGGCCGCGCGCACGCTGCAGCTGGTCCTGCCGGCGCAGACCGCGATCGATGCGGAAGTCGACCTGGGCATGGCCGGCGAGGAATTCCAGCTGCAGGCGCGCCTGCACGTCAGCGTGCCCGGCCTGGACGCGTCCCAGGCGCGGGCGCTGGTGGAAGCGGCGCATCGCATCTGCCCGTATTCGAAGGCCACGCGCGGCAACATCGACGTGCGCATTTCCGTTGCGTAA